The Thunnus maccoyii chromosome 9, fThuMac1.1, whole genome shotgun sequence genome includes a region encoding these proteins:
- the LOC121903522 gene encoding protein shortage in chiasmata 1 ortholog isoform X1: MMCENDTCVPTEMFSAVRFKALDYVFETTTSMKVMMNLLALPAPYLTGTSDLYPHSGNLPEVTYRTPWIRGKIISTCRLFVSGSVLDDLGGKKQVNSPERFNISLSHVREDVEMIPSSYPNSPEYIDQDEYVCLLKDSKVNDPCQESFFKLTADQMCHGNKNKDLVLPEEMMVVDFLPQFKRHLPALKTKLSRLRTLPVADPLLSLTGDVISEETIFGNCASYEKPPDVFTSDVRMCENIHEEFVKESLMKEESLLLPDVLDALRLTTENCTTFSSICSRMNVAPEQLDEQLPVLDVLQKVSSSDVSVSVDISQYVLPEEPSRGCKMNGGLIDTDVAGRLVLPSELELDVTLTQTPKTIETHVSLSTDDLLREESSPLHRLCLVSARTQTEMETALWKAEKHPTFVLGFLLAEPQTYEPAVDFHPLSEALKLLEKQNFVSVGDKLQRLMEADVPQVYTSSSCEFTESLNSEFPSTEEEEEEKVEDFTKLSPKHVEFAVRSILMSPTNQSHLNFPHLKKSEAAAAFLQKETFPTQTVNTNNKEVKPATTMKTECGITDEMFSEVITVSSAHKNDISHTGRDVCESQLEQSGVPSRPNIRDNHGGVPVSRRPPEKDLDPLSTFMMLRSQQIAAATVTPQSCVNSPAPQMDEQTPKIQRPDGRQDYVSAAVSGNATREQTAAGQPAGRVTGQVVSQSVPQDRRDSRVVQVQATDSQHRAYCELLAFARPRLSSAKQLGLNLPAWGDFSCLAPDQTHFMLKQQERALCRTHTQSAELVRDQEPLFNQVALIHVLVTFKDLLLKCDLGTAVECLTKAAEAFEEQSLEQLVKRLQIILYLSHKNQESSFKLQELHQLLVAWLHSRKEQNNTDKILVIISVDSDNSRSIIIKDLNQLTAVTAVCPEEDETKLNGAIVVSSVCDSVCAVVYEKHIGPDFPWNCFSLVVDYDHPGQSPWATICRERSISHLAFNTILPDEEKAKSSWCLEDNVPYVLFVTEGLLDCPLLLQTLESVFNITMLERSHCPSLQMLGGTRHYAVITVDESTAIVVQEQDELCEERASEGVVMRLTALSLQYSCCWIILHCPDSQGGGFSGEAFRNLVLVYSSLVLFGMKSENLDVKVLIVSEVLEIAKWISQICFLSLMSSDKDPLSYLDRDWLVVMPSQEEQCLLQFPCINPLVCQLMLNRAASFQWLLGASLSQLKELLPEVPHKVLKLFSETTSLYTLTAHPNQPDSQDVITETNHQTSPPNIPWTTKADPHPQHPIDPDPEPFSSFLLDPDLTEQDGDTDFRVDLGCSFGSPDFQKSWTSSDPWKDDSRSRDEVTFSGWRGRAGAAGRVVERLNDEWTHGAPTNLNDLQTTYKPQRPTNYLQTAPDSPLKPDSAFSYSRVLQQPANSQLSPFSVAYSDLRLPAEVTLRGQSQSSNDCLSSLGGTARISANYGSKCWIGHERKRSGEAAGLVGTALTPLKKGRLSYERVPGRSDGQTRLKLF; this comes from the exons ATGAT GTGTGAAAACGACACCTGTGTCCCGACTGAAATGTTCTCTGCTGTCAGATTTAAAGCTCTGGACTATGTCTTTGAG acCACCACCAGTATGAAAGTAATGATGAACCTGTTGGCACTACCAGCACCTTACCTTACTGGTACCAGTGACCTGTATCCTCACAGTGGGAACCTGCCTGAGGTCACCTACAGGACACCGTGGATCAGAG GAAAGATAATCTCCACCTGCAGACTCTTCGTCAGCGGTTCTGTGCTTGACGAcctgggaggaaaaaaacaagttaattcACCAGAGAG ATTTAATATCAGTCTGAGTCATGTGAGAGAGGACGTGGAGATGATTCCCAGCTCTTATCCCAACTCACCGGAGTATATCGACCAGGACGAgtatgtttgtcttttaaaagaCTCAAAGGTCAATGATCCGTGTCAGGAATCCTTTTTCAAGTTAACAGCTGACCAGATGTGtcatggaaataaaaacaaag ATCTCGTCCTCCCGGAAGAGATGATGGTTGTTGATTTCCTGCCGCAGTTTAAGAGACATTTGCCCGCGTTGAAAACCAAACTGTCCAGACTGAGGACGCTTCCTGTGGCCGACCCTCTGCTGAGCTTGACGGGTGACGTCATCTCCGAGGAAACGATATTCGG GAACTGTGCATCTTATGAAAAGCCTCCTGATGTTTTCACCAGTGACGTTcgaatgtgtgaaaacattcatgaggagtttgttaaagagTCATTGATGAAGGAAGAG TCTCTACTGTTGCCTGATGTTCTGGACGCTCTCAGACTGACCACAGAAAATTGCACCACTTTTTCAAGCATCTGTAGTCGCATGAATGTTGCTCCTGAACAGCTGGACGAGCAACTTCCTGTCCTGGATGTGCTTCAGAAAG TTTCCTCTTCAGATGTATCAGTATCAGTGGACATTTCCCAGTATGTTTTACCAGAGGAGCCCAGCAGAGGATGCAAGATGAACGGAGGCCTGATAGACACAGATGTGGCAG GACGTTTGGTGCTTCCATCTGAACTGGAGCTGGACGTAACTCTGACACAGACTCCCAAGACCATCGAGACTCACGTCAGTCTGTCTACTGATGATCTACTGAGGGAAGAGTCGTCTCCGCTCCACAGACT ATGTTTGGTGTCAGCGAGAACTCAAACGGAGATGGAGACGGCACTTTGGAAGGCAGAGAAGCACCCGACCTTCGTGCTCGGCTTTCTGTTGGCAG aacCTCAAACATACGAACCAGCTGTTGACTTCCATCCTCTGTCTGAAGCCTTGAAGttattagaaaaacaaaactttgtcAGTGTCGGTGACAAACTGCAGCGGCTGATGGAGGCAGACGTCCCGCAGGTGTACACGAGCAGCTCCTGTGAGTTCACAGAGAGcctgaactctgagtttccatctactgaggaggaggaggaggagaaagtggAAGATTTCACAAAACTGTCACCTAAACATGTGGAGT TCGCTGTCAGATCGATCCTGATGAGTCCTACAAACCAATCTCACCTGAATTTTCCTCATCTGAAGAAATCTGAAGCTGCAGCGGCCTTTCTCCAAAAAGAAACCTTCCCGACACAAACTGTCAACACAAACAATAAGGAAGTGAAACCTGCAACTACCATGAAGACCGAATGTGGCATTACAGACGAGATGTTTTCAGAAGTCATAACCGTCTCTTCAGCTCATAAGAACGACATCAGTCACACAGGTAGAGACGTCTGTGAGAGCCAATTAGAGCAGAGCGGCGTCCCCTCCAGACCGAACATCAGAGACAATCACGGAGGTGTCCCAGTCTCCAGACGTCCACCAGAGAAGGACCTGGACCCTCTGTCCACCTTCATGATGCTGAGATCCCAGCAGATAGCAGCAGCTACTGTGACACCTCAGAGCTGCGTCAACAGTCCAG cACCACAGATGGACGAACAAACTCCAAAGATTCAAAGACCAGACGGGAGGCAAGATTACGTGAGTGCTGCTGTCTCAGGAAACGCCACCAgagagcagacagcagctggTCAGCCGGCAGGTCGAGTCACCGGTCAGGTCGTCAGTCAGTCCGTCCCTCAGGACAGACGGGACAGCAGAGTCGTGCAGGTCCAGGCTACTG ACAGTCAGCATCGCGCCTACTGTGAGCTGCTGGCCTTCGCTCGGCCCCGTCTGTCCTCCGCCAAACAGCTGGGGCTCAACCTCCCAGCGTGGGGAGACTTCAGCTGCTTGGCCCCGGACCAAACACACTTTATGCTCAAACAGCAGGAGAGGGCGCTCTGCAGGACGCACACGCAGAGCGCAGAGCTGGTCAGAG ATCAGGAACCGCTTTTCAACCAGGTGGCTCTGATCCATGTGCTGGTGACATTCAAGGACCTGCTGCTGAAGTGTGACCTCGGCACTGCTGTGG AGTGCCTGACGAAGGCAGCCGAGGCGTTTGAGGAGCAGAGTCTGGAGCAGCTGGTGAAGAGGCTGCAGATCATCCTCTACCTCAGTCACAAGAACCAGGAGTCGTCTTTCAAACTGCAGGAGCTGCATCAGCTGCTGGTCGCATGGCTGCACAgcagaaaagaacaaaacaacacagacaaa ATTCTCGTCATAATATCGGTTGACTCTGACAACTCCAGATCCATAATCATTAAAGACTTGAACCAACTGACCG CTGTAACTGCCGTTTGTCCCGAGGAGGATGAGACCAAACTGAATGGTGCCATTGTGGTCAGCAG CGTGTGCGACAGTGTGTGCGCGGTGGTGTATGAGAAGCATATAGGACCGGACTTCCCCTGGAACTGTTTCTCCCTGGTGGTGGACTACGACCATCCAGGACAATCTCCATGGGCCACAATCTGCAGAGAGAGGAGCATCAGTCACCTCGCCTTCAACACCATCCTCCCTGACGAGG agAAGGCGAAATCCTCTTGGTGCCTGGAGGACAACGTGCCCTACGTGTTGTTTGTGACTGAAGGGCTTCTCGACTGtccgctgctgctgcagacgctgGAGTCCGT GTTTAATATAACCATGCTGGAGAGGAGTCACTGTCCGTCCCTGCAGATGCTCGGAGGGACTCGTCACTACGCTGTGATCACGGTAGATGAAAGCACCGCTATCGTCGTTCAG gagcaGGATGAACTGTGTGAGGAGCGGGCGAGTGAGGGAGTGGTGATGAGGCtgactgctctctctctgcagtacagctgctgctggatcATCCTGCACTGTCCCGACAGCCAGGGGGGAGG ATTTTCCGGCGAAGCTTTCAGGAACTTGGTGTTGGTTTATTCGTCTCTGGTGCTGTTCGGTATGAAGTCAGAGAATCTAGATGTCAAG GTGCTGATAGTGTCGGAGGTTTTGGAAATCGCCAAATGGATCAGTCAGATCTGCTTCCTCAGCCTGATGTCCAGTGACAAGGATCCTCTCAGTTACCTGGACAGAGACTGGCTGGTTGTCATGCCCTCACAG GAGGAACAGTGTCTGTTGCAGTTCCCGTGCATCAACCCTCTGGTTTGTCAGCTAATGCTGAACAGAGCAGCATCCTTCCAGTGGCTCCTGGGGGCCTCTCTGTCTCAGCTGAAGGAGCTGCTCCCTGAGGTGCCACATAAAGTCCTAAAG CTGTTCAGTGAAACCACCTCCCTGTACACGCTGACTGCACACCCCAACCAGCCAGACTCTCAGGATGTGATCACCGAGACAAACCATCAAACCAGTCCTCCCAACATCCCATGGACCACAAAAGCTGATCCCCATCCACAACACCCCATCGACCCCGATCCAGAACCATTCTCTAGCTTTCTGTTAGACCCAGACTTGACAGAGCAGGATGGCGACACAGATTTCAGAGTTGATCTGGGTTGTTCCTTTGGCAGCCCAGACTTCCAGAAGAGCTGGACCAGCAGCGATCCGTGGAAGGACGACAGCAGAAGCAGGGACGAGGTGACGTTTTCTGGCTGGAGAGGCAGAGCTGGAGCAGCGGGGAGGGTTGTTGAGAGACTAAACGATGAGTGGACACACGGGGCTCCGACAAACCTCAACGACCTACAAACTACTTACAAACCTCAACGACCTACAAACTACCTACAAACCGCCCCTGACAGTCCTCTCAAACCGGACTCCGCGTTCAGTTACAGCCGCGTCCTGCAGCAGCCAGCCAACTCTCAGTTATCCCCCTTCTCTGTAGCCTACAGTGACCTCAGGCTTCCTGCAGAGGTCACGCTGAGGGGTCAAAGTCAAAGTAGCAATGACTGCCTCTCTAGTCTCGGAGGGACGGCGAGAATCTCAGCGAACTACGGCTCCAAATGCTGGATTGGacatgagaggaagaggagcggAGAGGCTGCTGGATTGGTTGGCACAG CGCTGACACCACTGAAGAAGGGGAGGTTAAGCTACGAGAGGGTTCCTGGCCGAAGCGACGGACAGACGAGgctgaaattattttaa